One segment of Rosa chinensis cultivar Old Blush chromosome 6, RchiOBHm-V2, whole genome shotgun sequence DNA contains the following:
- the LOC112169360 gene encoding uncharacterized protein LOC112169360 isoform X2, which yields MDSGETIAQWCKLYLLKFGIRIPADKNEWDWPEELSATASWMKSSVPMPKISNSSSDLVFSPGGSVSSKQSFDGVSLSKNFIPSQSLVISAVSNKPERASSDRPERNIQGTNNLFLKALTGTSQSNLHMADNLLMERAMSTSKLVGDGAQDGCQSISAYSGSMHNRTSSIAHSTLQERRIIGTESDFCRIENTKDGAFRDPAISNIELRLGQPYQLAQTSGTPDLSAVGPPLLGTVVNPMKSLFPQQMIVNRANCREEVELGQCDHFSVDPSNPSRNRDRNQLNHGINAFVIRNAIDDERVEKSSSNLGQNSVISVLTNLKSPSNENTQSKANNYMFNDSGNTMRNTLHSEPLPVKYDLATVLRSAGNSERQQDMSHFGSYKLKDNDKGLSFAADGSYLAKDLGYRICKEMEVSSSFNRLSGNGEPNFLTAYRNSCYSQQLSGIPLGTPDSRISSSYPEKVISFANSGQVDHVCLRPLASSMGSGMKVPTQAVSKGVPVSASTSLADLIPPFCREEFIGVHTHLRDDKLQVSAPRQMQEISKQPHALPSLSKNQGEGRFGCSSYMQHPLLETSASGKQSHKHSLSSKYDVSEAAVNPRQSGVTCRIGTDEGFVSMTGVNCCCHFSRYKQRNALDSKEVDLKHQIGQPSPRIGKKSNNVPEPSEQERCCHKVPCGNFHGSSSCAAYRNCLERNFESRIGSLPTVSKGQMGTVNSEVSMIFSPQFANSQIIPKDKPVSLDHKRKLSGEVPNNNAYHTSQWRDVPSKVKGVSDVTRVDRLANLFDATREDREKLGDTCVKCFNGTVQMANSMKEHEVSDISSGCSAPAVSQPSIEVNNMGSSTNDAGDNGCGSNFVVDEGSGIDKAWSSDDALESEKGAEFLASTGSSLRKVGPPKNLNRQSSSCLLDDLKLLNSLTWQKGRDHIPAGLALHDKDKHLHNLEQGLNIKKRKRELGLKLNASCPSSDFSRVRQENPKSNGTSQFISRPSKSLKMLLTSGKSETHAIGNCITQSGSKRRLHISCSAKKLLRRSGLHRLHNDKDSEVNSVFPRELNGGTNNYEIAEVSGGETGKRDCSTNAFSQFQIEESSQEDAKKTKCNSVDGFKSTSSQQVNIGHRKARPIVCGIYGELTDGSLTGQMSKPAKLVPLSRVLNSSRKCMLPKHCNSKSTSMRKRNLGGDVICNTYDLKTEKYNKCCNATVKINDTSMRKKKKERSTGDGEFHKELFSLEKQGDAQSEKDHRKLDGITHTQSQLKPKEIRKRSIYELTEKGEDPGFKSSSVSKISICLPAMKDCKLLNTGEVSGLCQHSAKNKFRCSSTQEHWCHSDLDSVAFCCVCGSSNQDEINNLLECSQCLIRVHQACYGVSKVPKGRWSCRPCRTSSKDIVCVLCGYGAGAMTQALRSQTIVESILRAWNIETESGPKNELCSVSKTKVHNSITMGLVDSATKQWVHMVCGLWTPETRCPNVDTMSAFDVSGVPVPTADMVCCMCKRAGGSCIQCRVENCSVRFHPWCAHLKGLLQTEVEGIDNENVGFYGRCSLHATHPICKSDYPVDTDSGCLEEKKLACARTEGYKGRKRDGFRHNYCDRSKGSDGSLVPQEQLNAWAYINGHKSCTQELPKLAVSDIEHDSRKEYTRYKQAKSWKHLVVYKSGIHALGLYTSRFISRDEMVVEYVGEIVGQRVADKRENEYQSGKKLQYKSACYFFRIDKEHIIDATCKGGIARFVNHSCSPNCVAKVISVRNEKKVVFLAERDIFPGEEITYDYHFNHEDEGKKIPCSCNSKNCRRYLN from the exons ATGGACAGTGGAGAGACCATTGCTCAATGGTGCAAGCTCTATCTCCTGAAGTTTGGG ATTAGGATCCCTGCAGATAAGAATGAATGGGACTGGCCTGAAGAATTATCAGCGACTGCCAGTTGGATGAAATCTAGTGTGCCTATGCCAAAGATATCCAATAGCTCGTCTGATTTGGTCTTTTCACCTGGAGGTTCAGTAAGTTCTAAACAGTCTTTTGATGGTGTTTCGCTATCAAAGAATTTTATTCCAAGCCAGAGTTTGGTTATTAGTGCTGTATCAAATAAACCCGAAAGGGCATCATCAGATAGACCCGAAAGGAACATTCAGGGTACTAACAACCTGTTTCTCAAGGCTTTGACTGGTACTTCACAGAGCAATTTGCATATGGCAGATAACCTGCTAATGGAGCGTGCCATGTCAACATCAAAGTTAGTTGGTGATGGAGCACAAGATGGTTGTCAGTCTATTTCTGCTTATAGTGGATCTATGCACAATAGAACCTCTTCCATTGCCCACTCCACTTTACAGGAACGAAGAATCATTGGTACAGAATCAGACTTTTGCAGAATTGAAAACACAAAGGATGGTGCCTTCCGGGATCCTGCGATTTCAAATATAGAGCTGAGGCTTGGTCAACCTTACCAGTTGGCTCAAACTTCAGGAACTCCTGATCTGTCAGCTGTAGGACCACCGCTCTTGGGCACTGTCGTAAATCCAATGAAATCTCTCTTCCCTCAACAGATGATTGTTAACA GAGCGAATTGCAGGGAAGAGGTGGAATTGGGGCAATGTGATCATTTTTCTGTGGACCCATCCAATCCCAGCAGAAATAGAGATCGGAACCAGTTAAACCATGGAATCAATGCATTTGTAATCAGGAATGCCATAGATGATGAAAGGGTAGAGAAATCCAGTAGCAACCTGGGCCAGAATTCTGTGATTTCAGTTCTTACCAATCTCAAATCTCCATCTAACGAAAATACACAATCAAAAGCCAATAACTATATGTTCAATGACAGTGGGAATACTATGAGAAATACACTACATTCTGAACCTCTACCTGTCAAGTATGACCTGGCTACTGTCCTGCGGAGTGCAGGTAATAGTGAAAGGCAACAAGACATGTCGCACTTTGGCTCCTATAAACTAAAAGACAATGATAAAGGGCTGAGTTTTGCTGCTGATGGCTCTTACCTTGCAAAGGATTTGGGGTATAGAATATGTAAGGAAATGGAAGTTTCTAGCTCTTTCAATAGGTTGAGTGGTAATGGTGAACCTAATTTTTTAACAGCATATAGAAACAGCTGCTACTCACAGCAGCTGTCTGGTATACCACTGGGTACACCTGATTCCAGAATAAGTTCCAGCTATCCTGAGAAGGTTATTTCTTTTGCAAATAGTGGGCAAGTTGATCATGTCTGCCTTCGGCCCTTGGCTTCATCTATGGGATCTGGGATGAAAGTTCCTACTCAGGCAGTCTCAAAAGGTGTTCCTGTGAGTGCATCAACCTCTTTAGCAGATCTGATACCACCTTTCTGTAGGGAAGAGTTCATTGGAGTTCACACTCATTTGCGTGATGATAAATTACAAGTGTCTGCACCCAGGCAAATGCAAGAGATATCGAAGCAACCGCATGCGCTGCCTTCCCTTTCTAAGAACCAAGGGGAAGGAAGATTTGGTTGCTCTTCCTATATGCAGCATCCTCTTCTAGAAACTTCAGCATCTGGGAAGCAAAGCCACAAACATAGTCTTAGCAGTAAATATGATGTTTCTGAAGCTGCAGTTAATCCACGCCAATCTGGTGTTACCTGTAGGATTGGAACTGATGAAGGTTTCGTTTCCATGACAG GTGTTAACTGCTGTTGTCACTTCTCACGATATAAACAACGAAATGCATTAGATTCTAAAGAAGTTGATCTGAAACATCAAATTGGGCAGCCCTCACCAAG GATTGGAAAGAAGTCCAATAATGTCCCTGAGCCTAGTGAGCAAGAAAGGTGCTGTCACAAAGTGCCCTGTGGTAATTTTCATGGCAGCTCCAGTTGTGCAGCCTACAGAAACTGTTTAGAAAGGAATTTTGAATCAAGAATTGGAAGCTTACCTACTGTGTCCAAGGGTCAAATGGGAACAGTCAATAGTGAAGTCTCTATGatattttctccacaatttgcTAACAGCCAAATTATTCCGAAGGATAAACCTGTTTCCTTAGATCATAAGAGAAAGTTGAGTGGAGAAGTACCCAATAACAATGCTTATCATACTTCTCAGTGGAGAGATGTGCCAAGTAAGGTCAAAGGGGTTTCTGACGTGACGCGTGTGGACCGTTTAGCTAATCTGTTTGATGCAACAAGAGAAGACCGAGAGAAACTTGGAGATACTTGCGTTAAATGCTTCAATGGGACTGTGCAGATGGCGAACTCCATGAAAGAGCATGAAGTATCTGATATATCTTCTGGATGCTCTGCGCCCGCGGTTAGTCAGCCATCAATAGAGGTTAACAATATGGGTTCTTCAACTAATGATGCCGGGGATAATGGATGTGGAagcaattttgttgttgatgaagGATCAGGCATTGACAAAGCGTGGTCATCGGATGATGCACTTGAAAGTGAAAAAGGTGCCGAGTTCCTTGCCTCTACTGGTTCCAGCCTGAGAAAAGTCGGGCCTCCCAAGAATTTAAATCGTCAATCTTCATCTTGCCTTCTTGATGACCTTAAACTCCTAAACTCTTTAACATGGCAGAAGGGTCGAGATCATATCCCAGCTGGGCTCGCCCTTCATGATAAAGACAAACATCTTCATAACTTGGAACAAGGCTTGAATattaagaagagaaagagagaactgGGATTGAAATTGAATGCTTCATGTCCCAGTTCAGATTTTTCTCGAGTAAGACAAGAGAATCCCAAAAGTAATGGCACTTCTCAGTTTATTTCCCGACCATCGAAGAGTTTAAAGATGCTTTTAACATCAGGGAAATCGGAAACTCATGCCATTGGGAACTGCATTACTCAATCTGGTTCTAAACGCAGACTACATATATCATGTTCAGCAAAGAAGCTCTTGCGTAGAAGTGGTTTACACAGACTACATAATGATAAAGACAGTGAAGTAAATAGTGTTTTCCCGAGAGAACTAAATGGTGGTACTAACAATTATGAAATTGCTGAAGTTTCTGGTGGGGAGACAGGTAAAAGAGATTGCAGTACCAATGCTTTTAGTCAGTTCCAAATAGAAGAATCTAGTCAAGAAGATGCTAAAAAAACAAAGTGCAATTCTGTAGATGGTTTCAAATCAACTTCTAGTCAGCAAGTGAATATTGGTCATAGGAAGGCAAGGCCAATAGTATGCGGAATATATGGTGAATTAACTGATGGAAGCTTGACTGGACAAATGTCAAAACCGGCAAAACTTGTTCCTCTCAGCAGGGTTCTTAATTCTTCCCGAAAGTGCATGCTCCCCAAACATTGCAACTCTAAATCAACTTCCATGAGGAAGAGGAACCTTGGTGGGGATGTCATATGCAATACATATGACTTGAAGACTGAAAAATACAACAAATGTTGTAATGCTACAGTTAAAATCAATGATACTTCcatgagaaaaaagaagaaagaacgcTCCACTGGAGATGGGGAATTTCATAAAGAGCTGTTCTCGTTGGAGAAACAAGGAGATGCTCAAAGTGAAAAGGATCATCGTAAGCTAGACGGTATTACCCATACTCAATCGCAGCTGAAGCCTAAGGAAATTCGGAAACGCAGCATATATGAATTGACAGAAAAAG GGGAGGATCCTGGCTTTAAAAGTTCTTCCGTCTCAAAGATTTCAATTTGCCTGCCAGCAATGAAAGACTGCAAACTTCTAAATACCGGTGAAGTTAGTGGATTATGCCAACATAGTGCTAAAAA CAAATTCCGGTGCAGTTCTACTCAAGAGCACTGGTGCCATAGTGATCTCGACTCAGTTGCATTCTGCTGTGTCTGTGGTAGCTCAAACCAAGATGAAATCAATAACTTATTGGAGTGTAGTCAATGTTTAATCAGA GTGCATCAGGCTTGTTATGGTGTGTCAAAAGTACCTAAGGGCCGTTGGTCTTGCAGGCCATGTCGGACGAGTTCAAAAGATATT GTATGCGTTCTTTGTGGTTATGGTGCTGGTGCCATGACTCAAGCACTGCGGAGTCAGACAATTGTTGAAAGCATTTTAAGAGCTTGGAACATTGAAACAGAAAGTGGGCCCAAGAATGAGCTTTGTTCTGTTAGTAAGACTAAGGTACATAACAGCATTACCATGGGATTAGTTGATTCAGCAACTAAACAGTGGGTTCATATGGTTTGTGGGCTTTGGACTCCTGAAACACGATGCCCGAATGTTGACACCATGAGTGCTTTTGATGTATCTGGTGTTCCAGTCCCTACTGCAGATATG GTTTGCTGTATGTGTAAGCGAGCAGGTGGCTCCTGTATACAGTGCAGGGTTGAAAATTGTTCTGTTCGATTTCACCCATGGTGTGCTCATCTGAAg GGTCTGTTGCAAACCGAGGTTGAAGGCATTGACAATGAGAATGTTGGTTTTTATGGAAGATGTTCACTTCATGCTACACATCCCATTTGTAAATCAGACTATCCTGTTGACACTGACTCTGGTTGTCTGGAGGAAAAGAAATTAGCCTGTGCCAGAACTGAG GGTTACAAGGGCCGTAAACGTGATGGCTTCAGGCATAACTATTGTGATCGATCGAAAGGAAGTGATGGATCCCTTGTTCCTCAGGAGCAGTTAAATGCTTGGGCTTATATTAACGGGCATAAGTCATGCACACAGGAGCTTCCTAAACTGGCAGTATCTGATATAGAGCACGACTCTCGG AAAGAATACACACGCTATAAGCAAGCAAAGTCTTGGAAGCATCTTGTAGTATACAAGTCCGGCATACATGCCCTTGGTCTTTACACATCTCGGTTCATTTCCCGTGATGAAATG GTTGTTGAGTATGTTGGAGAGATTGTGGGGCAACGTGTTGCTGATAAAAGGGAAAATGAATATCAATCTGGAAAAAAGCTTCAGTACAAGAGCGCTTGCTACTTTTTCAGGATAGACAAAGAGCACATCATTGATGCTACATGCAAAGGAGGGATTGCTCGATTTGTTAATCATTCCTGCTCG CCAAATTGCGTTGCCAAAGTGATATCAGTGAGGAATGAAAAGAAG GTTGTATTTCTTGCAGAGAGGGACATTTTCCCGGGAGAAGAGATTACATATGACTACCATTTTAACCATGAGGATGAAGGTAAGAAGATTCCATGTTCTTGCAACTCAAAGAATTGCAGGCGCTACTTGAATTGA
- the LOC112169360 gene encoding uncharacterized protein LOC112169360 isoform X3 encodes MKSSVPMPKISNSSSDLVFSPGGSVSSKQSFDGVSLSKNFIPSQSLVISAVSNKPERASSDRPERNIQGTNNLFLKALTGTSQSNLHMADNLLMERAMSTSKLVGDGAQDGCQSISAYSGSMHNRTSSIAHSTLQERRIIGTESDFCRIENTKDGAFRDPAISNIELRLGQPYQLAQTSGTPDLSAVGPPLLGTVVNPMKSLFPQQMIVNRANCREEVELGQCDHFSVDPSNPSRNRDRNQLNHGINAFVIRNAIDDERVEKSSSNLGQNSVISVLTNLKSPSNENTQSKANNYMFNDSGNTMRNTLHSEPLPVKYDLATVLRSAGNSERQQDMSHFGSYKLKDNDKGLSFAADGSYLAKDLGYRICKEMEVSSSFNRLSGNGEPNFLTAYRNSCYSQQLSGIPLGTPDSRISSSYPEKVISFANSGQVDHVCLRPLASSMGSGMKVPTQAVSKGVPVSASTSLADLIPPFCREEFIGVHTHLRDDKLQVSAPRQMQEISKQPHALPSLSKNQGEGRFGCSSYMQHPLLETSASGKQSHKHSLSSKYDVSEAAVNPRQSGVTCRIGTDEGFVSMTGVNCCCHFSRYKQRNALDSKEVDLKHQIGQPSPRIGKKSNNVPEPSEQERCCHKVPCGNFHGSSSCAAYRNCLERNFESRIGSLPTVSKGQMGTVNSEVSMIFSPQFANSQIIPKDKPVSLDHKRKLSGEVPNNNAYHTSQWRDVPSKVKGVSDVTRVDRLANLFDATREDREKLGDTCVKCFNGTVQMANSMKEHEVSDISSGCSAPAVSQPSIEVNNMGSSTNDAGDNGCGSNFVVDEGSGIDKAWSSDDALESEKGAEFLASTGSSLRKVGPPKNLNRQSSSCLLDDLKLLNSLTWQKGRDHIPAGLALHDKDKHLHNLEQGLNIKKRKRELGLKLNASCPSSDFSRVRQENPKSNGTSQFISRPSKSLKMLLTSGKSETHAIGNCITQSGSKRRLHISCSAKKLLRRSGLHRLHNDKDSEVNSVFPRELNGGTNNYEIAEVSGGETGKRDCSTNAFSQFQIEESSQEDAKKTKCNSVDGFKSTSSQQVNIGHRKARPIVCGIYGELTDGSLTGQMSKPAKLVPLSRVLNSSRKCMLPKHCNSKSTSMRKRNLGGDVICNTYDLKTEKYNKCCNATVKINDTSMRKKKKERSTGDGEFHKELFSLEKQGDAQSEKDHRKLDGITHTQSQLKPKEIRKRSIYELTEKGEDPGFKSSSVSKISICLPAMKDCKLLNTGEVSGLCQHSAKNKFRCSSTQEHWCHSDLDSVAFCCVCGSSNQDEINNLLECSQCLIRVHQACYGVSKVPKGRWSCRPCRTSSKDIVCVLCGYGAGAMTQALRSQTIVESILRAWNIETESGPKNELCSVSKTKVHNSITMGLVDSATKQWVHMVCGLWTPETRCPNVDTMSAFDVSGVPVPTADMVCCMCKRAGGSCIQCRVENCSVRFHPWCAHLKGLLQTEVEGIDNENVGFYGRCSLHATHPICKSDYPVDTDSGCLEEKKLACARTEGYKGRKRDGFRHNYCDRSKGSDGSLVPQEQLNAWAYINGHKSCTQELPKLAVSDIEHDSRKEYTRYKQAKSWKHLVVYKSGIHALGLYTSRFISRDEMVVEYVGEIVGQRVADKRENEYQSGKKLQYKSACYFFRIDKEHIIDATCKGGIARFVNHSCSPNCVAKVISVRNEKKVVFLAERDIFPGEEITYDYHFNHEDEGKKIPCSCNSKNCRRYLN; translated from the exons ATGAAATCTAGTGTGCCTATGCCAAAGATATCCAATAGCTCGTCTGATTTGGTCTTTTCACCTGGAGGTTCAGTAAGTTCTAAACAGTCTTTTGATGGTGTTTCGCTATCAAAGAATTTTATTCCAAGCCAGAGTTTGGTTATTAGTGCTGTATCAAATAAACCCGAAAGGGCATCATCAGATAGACCCGAAAGGAACATTCAGGGTACTAACAACCTGTTTCTCAAGGCTTTGACTGGTACTTCACAGAGCAATTTGCATATGGCAGATAACCTGCTAATGGAGCGTGCCATGTCAACATCAAAGTTAGTTGGTGATGGAGCACAAGATGGTTGTCAGTCTATTTCTGCTTATAGTGGATCTATGCACAATAGAACCTCTTCCATTGCCCACTCCACTTTACAGGAACGAAGAATCATTGGTACAGAATCAGACTTTTGCAGAATTGAAAACACAAAGGATGGTGCCTTCCGGGATCCTGCGATTTCAAATATAGAGCTGAGGCTTGGTCAACCTTACCAGTTGGCTCAAACTTCAGGAACTCCTGATCTGTCAGCTGTAGGACCACCGCTCTTGGGCACTGTCGTAAATCCAATGAAATCTCTCTTCCCTCAACAGATGATTGTTAACA GAGCGAATTGCAGGGAAGAGGTGGAATTGGGGCAATGTGATCATTTTTCTGTGGACCCATCCAATCCCAGCAGAAATAGAGATCGGAACCAGTTAAACCATGGAATCAATGCATTTGTAATCAGGAATGCCATAGATGATGAAAGGGTAGAGAAATCCAGTAGCAACCTGGGCCAGAATTCTGTGATTTCAGTTCTTACCAATCTCAAATCTCCATCTAACGAAAATACACAATCAAAAGCCAATAACTATATGTTCAATGACAGTGGGAATACTATGAGAAATACACTACATTCTGAACCTCTACCTGTCAAGTATGACCTGGCTACTGTCCTGCGGAGTGCAGGTAATAGTGAAAGGCAACAAGACATGTCGCACTTTGGCTCCTATAAACTAAAAGACAATGATAAAGGGCTGAGTTTTGCTGCTGATGGCTCTTACCTTGCAAAGGATTTGGGGTATAGAATATGTAAGGAAATGGAAGTTTCTAGCTCTTTCAATAGGTTGAGTGGTAATGGTGAACCTAATTTTTTAACAGCATATAGAAACAGCTGCTACTCACAGCAGCTGTCTGGTATACCACTGGGTACACCTGATTCCAGAATAAGTTCCAGCTATCCTGAGAAGGTTATTTCTTTTGCAAATAGTGGGCAAGTTGATCATGTCTGCCTTCGGCCCTTGGCTTCATCTATGGGATCTGGGATGAAAGTTCCTACTCAGGCAGTCTCAAAAGGTGTTCCTGTGAGTGCATCAACCTCTTTAGCAGATCTGATACCACCTTTCTGTAGGGAAGAGTTCATTGGAGTTCACACTCATTTGCGTGATGATAAATTACAAGTGTCTGCACCCAGGCAAATGCAAGAGATATCGAAGCAACCGCATGCGCTGCCTTCCCTTTCTAAGAACCAAGGGGAAGGAAGATTTGGTTGCTCTTCCTATATGCAGCATCCTCTTCTAGAAACTTCAGCATCTGGGAAGCAAAGCCACAAACATAGTCTTAGCAGTAAATATGATGTTTCTGAAGCTGCAGTTAATCCACGCCAATCTGGTGTTACCTGTAGGATTGGAACTGATGAAGGTTTCGTTTCCATGACAG GTGTTAACTGCTGTTGTCACTTCTCACGATATAAACAACGAAATGCATTAGATTCTAAAGAAGTTGATCTGAAACATCAAATTGGGCAGCCCTCACCAAG GATTGGAAAGAAGTCCAATAATGTCCCTGAGCCTAGTGAGCAAGAAAGGTGCTGTCACAAAGTGCCCTGTGGTAATTTTCATGGCAGCTCCAGTTGTGCAGCCTACAGAAACTGTTTAGAAAGGAATTTTGAATCAAGAATTGGAAGCTTACCTACTGTGTCCAAGGGTCAAATGGGAACAGTCAATAGTGAAGTCTCTATGatattttctccacaatttgcTAACAGCCAAATTATTCCGAAGGATAAACCTGTTTCCTTAGATCATAAGAGAAAGTTGAGTGGAGAAGTACCCAATAACAATGCTTATCATACTTCTCAGTGGAGAGATGTGCCAAGTAAGGTCAAAGGGGTTTCTGACGTGACGCGTGTGGACCGTTTAGCTAATCTGTTTGATGCAACAAGAGAAGACCGAGAGAAACTTGGAGATACTTGCGTTAAATGCTTCAATGGGACTGTGCAGATGGCGAACTCCATGAAAGAGCATGAAGTATCTGATATATCTTCTGGATGCTCTGCGCCCGCGGTTAGTCAGCCATCAATAGAGGTTAACAATATGGGTTCTTCAACTAATGATGCCGGGGATAATGGATGTGGAagcaattttgttgttgatgaagGATCAGGCATTGACAAAGCGTGGTCATCGGATGATGCACTTGAAAGTGAAAAAGGTGCCGAGTTCCTTGCCTCTACTGGTTCCAGCCTGAGAAAAGTCGGGCCTCCCAAGAATTTAAATCGTCAATCTTCATCTTGCCTTCTTGATGACCTTAAACTCCTAAACTCTTTAACATGGCAGAAGGGTCGAGATCATATCCCAGCTGGGCTCGCCCTTCATGATAAAGACAAACATCTTCATAACTTGGAACAAGGCTTGAATattaagaagagaaagagagaactgGGATTGAAATTGAATGCTTCATGTCCCAGTTCAGATTTTTCTCGAGTAAGACAAGAGAATCCCAAAAGTAATGGCACTTCTCAGTTTATTTCCCGACCATCGAAGAGTTTAAAGATGCTTTTAACATCAGGGAAATCGGAAACTCATGCCATTGGGAACTGCATTACTCAATCTGGTTCTAAACGCAGACTACATATATCATGTTCAGCAAAGAAGCTCTTGCGTAGAAGTGGTTTACACAGACTACATAATGATAAAGACAGTGAAGTAAATAGTGTTTTCCCGAGAGAACTAAATGGTGGTACTAACAATTATGAAATTGCTGAAGTTTCTGGTGGGGAGACAGGTAAAAGAGATTGCAGTACCAATGCTTTTAGTCAGTTCCAAATAGAAGAATCTAGTCAAGAAGATGCTAAAAAAACAAAGTGCAATTCTGTAGATGGTTTCAAATCAACTTCTAGTCAGCAAGTGAATATTGGTCATAGGAAGGCAAGGCCAATAGTATGCGGAATATATGGTGAATTAACTGATGGAAGCTTGACTGGACAAATGTCAAAACCGGCAAAACTTGTTCCTCTCAGCAGGGTTCTTAATTCTTCCCGAAAGTGCATGCTCCCCAAACATTGCAACTCTAAATCAACTTCCATGAGGAAGAGGAACCTTGGTGGGGATGTCATATGCAATACATATGACTTGAAGACTGAAAAATACAACAAATGTTGTAATGCTACAGTTAAAATCAATGATACTTCcatgagaaaaaagaagaaagaacgcTCCACTGGAGATGGGGAATTTCATAAAGAGCTGTTCTCGTTGGAGAAACAAGGAGATGCTCAAAGTGAAAAGGATCATCGTAAGCTAGACGGTATTACCCATACTCAATCGCAGCTGAAGCCTAAGGAAATTCGGAAACGCAGCATATATGAATTGACAGAAAAAG GGGAGGATCCTGGCTTTAAAAGTTCTTCCGTCTCAAAGATTTCAATTTGCCTGCCAGCAATGAAAGACTGCAAACTTCTAAATACCGGTGAAGTTAGTGGATTATGCCAACATAGTGCTAAAAA CAAATTCCGGTGCAGTTCTACTCAAGAGCACTGGTGCCATAGTGATCTCGACTCAGTTGCATTCTGCTGTGTCTGTGGTAGCTCAAACCAAGATGAAATCAATAACTTATTGGAGTGTAGTCAATGTTTAATCAGA GTGCATCAGGCTTGTTATGGTGTGTCAAAAGTACCTAAGGGCCGTTGGTCTTGCAGGCCATGTCGGACGAGTTCAAAAGATATT GTATGCGTTCTTTGTGGTTATGGTGCTGGTGCCATGACTCAAGCACTGCGGAGTCAGACAATTGTTGAAAGCATTTTAAGAGCTTGGAACATTGAAACAGAAAGTGGGCCCAAGAATGAGCTTTGTTCTGTTAGTAAGACTAAGGTACATAACAGCATTACCATGGGATTAGTTGATTCAGCAACTAAACAGTGGGTTCATATGGTTTGTGGGCTTTGGACTCCTGAAACACGATGCCCGAATGTTGACACCATGAGTGCTTTTGATGTATCTGGTGTTCCAGTCCCTACTGCAGATATG GTTTGCTGTATGTGTAAGCGAGCAGGTGGCTCCTGTATACAGTGCAGGGTTGAAAATTGTTCTGTTCGATTTCACCCATGGTGTGCTCATCTGAAg GGTCTGTTGCAAACCGAGGTTGAAGGCATTGACAATGAGAATGTTGGTTTTTATGGAAGATGTTCACTTCATGCTACACATCCCATTTGTAAATCAGACTATCCTGTTGACACTGACTCTGGTTGTCTGGAGGAAAAGAAATTAGCCTGTGCCAGAACTGAG GGTTACAAGGGCCGTAAACGTGATGGCTTCAGGCATAACTATTGTGATCGATCGAAAGGAAGTGATGGATCCCTTGTTCCTCAGGAGCAGTTAAATGCTTGGGCTTATATTAACGGGCATAAGTCATGCACACAGGAGCTTCCTAAACTGGCAGTATCTGATATAGAGCACGACTCTCGG AAAGAATACACACGCTATAAGCAAGCAAAGTCTTGGAAGCATCTTGTAGTATACAAGTCCGGCATACATGCCCTTGGTCTTTACACATCTCGGTTCATTTCCCGTGATGAAATG GTTGTTGAGTATGTTGGAGAGATTGTGGGGCAACGTGTTGCTGATAAAAGGGAAAATGAATATCAATCTGGAAAAAAGCTTCAGTACAAGAGCGCTTGCTACTTTTTCAGGATAGACAAAGAGCACATCATTGATGCTACATGCAAAGGAGGGATTGCTCGATTTGTTAATCATTCCTGCTCG CCAAATTGCGTTGCCAAAGTGATATCAGTGAGGAATGAAAAGAAG GTTGTATTTCTTGCAGAGAGGGACATTTTCCCGGGAGAAGAGATTACATATGACTACCATTTTAACCATGAGGATGAAGGTAAGAAGATTCCATGTTCTTGCAACTCAAAGAATTGCAGGCGCTACTTGAATTGA